A genomic segment from Flexistipes sp. encodes:
- a CDS encoding V-type ATP synthase subunit F, with amino-acid sequence MKKIAFITTEDADYGFRLAGASQFIAGKEKVVSVVEELINSEEFGIILIDERVLDDDVLSKIDALQQNFEGIVSTLPSPYEEGEMAYDIVDRLVSRAIGYQVRFRHER; translated from the coding sequence ATGAAAAAGATAGCTTTTATTACAACAGAAGACGCTGATTACGGATTCAGACTTGCAGGTGCTTCCCAGTTTATTGCCGGTAAAGAAAAAGTGGTGAGCGTTGTGGAAGAGCTTATAAACAGTGAGGAATTCGGCATTATACTCATTGATGAGAGGGTGCTGGATGATGACGTACTGAGCAAAATTGATGCATTGCAGCAGAATTTTGAAGGTATTGTCTCCACACTTCCCTCACCTTATGAAGAAGGTGAGATGGCATATGATATTGTGGACAGGCTTGTTTCAAGAGCAATAGGTTATCAGGTGAGGTTCAGACATGAAAGGTAA
- a CDS encoding V-type ATP synthase subunit A, whose translation MKGKLIGISGYIVKARLPEAGIYDRVLVGERELTGEIIKISGEDVIIQVYEDTRGLGTGEKVESLKKPLTSFLGPGLMGNIFDGLQRPLEKIVEEEGSFFAGKAVHHFDQLKQKFTFTPLKNEGDSVYRGEALGYFSDKGFKHYVFADTAEGKVKEITEGEFLPESPVVKLEDGTDIYSYSQQPVRIPLVSGDKQILKEPIITGQRVIDFFFPLMKGGVSIIPGGFGTGKTVLEQSIAKYADVDIVLYVGCGERGNEIAEMIEEFTTIKDEREDRLLRDRTVFVVNTSNMPVAARESSIYMAVCAGEYYRRMGYHVLLLADSISRWAEALKEISSSLEEMPGEEGYPTYMSSRIASYVERAGAVKTAVEDKTGSLSMVLSVSPPGADFAEPVTQTLLQNSGVFLMLDRELAYARHYPAINWTQSYSNYREDLEDYYRQNVAEDWQNLRRECLQILKQEQELMEIRQIVGDEGMKEEDKEIINLADKIKTEFLMQDAFSEDAYSTLQETYEKIKSILGER comes from the coding sequence ATGAAAGGTAAATTGATAGGCATATCGGGATATATTGTGAAGGCCCGGCTTCCGGAAGCGGGAATTTATGACCGGGTTCTTGTGGGGGAAAGGGAGCTGACCGGAGAGATTATAAAAATATCGGGTGAGGATGTAATAATACAGGTATATGAAGACACGAGAGGGTTGGGCACAGGAGAGAAAGTTGAGTCATTAAAAAAACCGCTGACCTCTTTTTTAGGCCCGGGGCTTATGGGCAATATATTTGACGGACTGCAAAGGCCGCTGGAGAAAATTGTGGAGGAGGAAGGCAGCTTTTTTGCTGGCAAAGCCGTCCACCATTTTGATCAGTTAAAACAGAAGTTTACCTTCACTCCGCTGAAAAATGAGGGTGATAGTGTTTATCGCGGAGAAGCTTTGGGCTACTTTAGTGATAAAGGCTTTAAACATTATGTTTTTGCGGACACCGCTGAAGGTAAAGTGAAGGAAATAACTGAAGGGGAATTCCTGCCGGAATCACCTGTTGTAAAACTGGAAGATGGAACAGATATCTATTCCTATAGCCAACAGCCGGTACGCATCCCCCTTGTTTCAGGAGATAAACAGATATTAAAAGAGCCGATTATTACAGGTCAGAGGGTGATAGATTTCTTTTTTCCCCTGATGAAAGGAGGTGTTTCGATCATTCCCGGCGGTTTCGGTACCGGTAAAACCGTCCTTGAACAGTCCATTGCAAAGTATGCAGATGTTGACATTGTCCTTTATGTGGGCTGTGGCGAAAGGGGAAATGAAATTGCCGAGATGATAGAGGAATTTACCACTATAAAAGATGAGCGGGAAGACAGGTTGTTAAGAGACAGGACTGTTTTTGTGGTGAACACTTCCAATATGCCTGTTGCTGCCAGGGAATCTTCGATTTACATGGCAGTTTGTGCCGGTGAATATTACCGCCGTATGGGCTATCATGTTTTGTTGCTGGCGGACAGTATTTCCCGATGGGCGGAAGCCCTTAAGGAAATTTCTTCTTCACTCGAGGAGATGCCGGGCGAGGAAGGGTATCCTACCTATATGAGCTCCCGCATTGCTTCTTATGTTGAAAGAGCTGGTGCTGTTAAAACGGCAGTAGAAGATAAAACAGGTTCTTTGAGTATGGTTCTTTCCGTTTCCCCTCCGGGGGCTGATTTTGCCGAACCTGTAACACAGACACTTCTGCAGAACAGCGGTGTTTTTCTGATGCTGGACAGGGAGCTTGCTTATGCAAGGCACTATCCGGCTATAAACTGGACACAGAGTTATTCTAACTACAGGGAGGATTTGGAGGATTACTACCGGCAAAATGTGGCTGAAGACTGGCAGAATCTCAGAAGAGAATGCCTTCAGATTTTAAAACAGGAACAGGAGCTGATGGAGATCAGACAGATTGTTGGCGATGAAGGGATGAAGGAAGAGGACAAGGAGATTATAAATCTTGCCGATAAAATAAAAACGGAGTTTCTGATGCAGGATGCTTTTTCAGAGGATGCTTACTCCACACTGCAGGAAACATATGAAAAAATTAAAAGCATTTTGGGGGAGAGATGA